Proteins from a single region of Bos indicus isolate NIAB-ARS_2022 breed Sahiwal x Tharparkar chromosome 6, NIAB-ARS_B.indTharparkar_mat_pri_1.0, whole genome shotgun sequence:
- the LOC109560500 gene encoding RE1-silencing transcription factor-like — MATQVMGQSSGGGGLFTGSGTMGMALPNDMYDLPDLSRAELAAPQLIMLANVALTGEVNGGCCDYLVGEERQMAELMPVGDSNFSDSDGEGLEESPEVKGEPSGLENMELESLELSVVQPRPVFEVAAASETYSSNKDVPQETPVAEDKCKNLKTKPFRCKPCQYEAESEEQFVHHIRVHSAKKFFVEESAEKQAKARESGSSTGEEGDFSKGPIRCDRCGYNTNRYDHYTAHLKHHTRAGDNERVYKCIICTYTTVSEYHWRKHLRNHFPRKVYTCGKCNYFSDRKNNYVQHVRTHTGERPYKCELCPYSSSQKTHLTRHMRTHSGEKPFKCDQCSYVASNQHEVTRHARQVHNGPKPLNCPHCDYKTADRSNFKKHVELHVNPRQFNCPVCDYAASKKCNLQYHFKSKHPTCPNKTMDVSKVKLKKTKKREADLPDNKLTSEKTETEQTKGKGDVTGKKNERSVKAEKKDNVSKEKKPCSNASSQVTTRTRKSAMEGKEVDVSPGNCSEKSCKSKKSKRKVEAEALPLQEPVNDEEPVTKKKRKAESKSKNSQEVPKGDSKVEENKKQNICVKNSTKKKTVRSKSCKKSSQPAQRRPTQMESAQVGCVQTEPLPPPSPPPPPPVGCGEVEVVQKGPVPMEPSPPMEPSPPMEPVQVTPVEMEPSPPLPPPPPEPAQVGSVQVEPPPPPPPVGDAEIEVVQKGPVETEPPPPMEPIPRRSPRKDNRKEKSSMLSEMARKEQVLIEVGLVPVKDKQLLKESASAQDLFPPSPPLPKESLKGEESKDQNLFPAGEGNEEAPLQKVEAEEAGKSLAGVAAVIKESANTSSSEENLNMPEGETSEDKHQAEAMLCEMEMDTDEKKAENFPSRDSAVEEPVSPPLSALPLEKHEAVSTTAVASPPVTVAVNESQEMDEDEGIHSHDGSDLSDNTSEDSDDSGLNGARPVPQETSGKDGKDALAVKVAAGDFVCIFCDRSFRKEKDYSKHLNRHLVNVYFLEKAAQGQE; from the exons ATGGCCACCCAGGTAATGGGGCAGTCTTCCGGAGGAGGAGGGCTGTTCACCGGCAGTGGCACCATGGGCATGGCCTTGCCAAACGACATGTATGACTTGCCTGATCTCTCTCGAGCTGAACTGGCTGCGCCTCAGCTCATCATGTTGGCAAACGTGGCCTTAACTGGGGAAGTAAATGGCGGCTGCTGTGATTACCTGGTTGGCGAAGAAAGGCAGATGGCAGAATTGATGCCTGTTGGGGATAGCAACTTCTCAGATAGTGATGGAGAAGGACTTGAGGAGTCTCCTGAGGTGAAAGGCGAACCCAGTGGGCTGGAGAACATGGAACTGGAAAGTTTGGAACTCAGTGTTGTGCAGCCACGGCCTGTGTTTGAGGTAGCAGCTGCCTCAGAAACGTACAGCTCAAATAAAGACGTTCCTCAGGAAACACCCGTAGCAGAGGACAAGTGCAAGAACTTGAAGACCAAACCCTTCCGCTGTAAACCATGCCAGTATGAAGCAGAATCTGAAGAGCAGTTTGTGCATCACATCCGAGTTCACAGCGCCAAGAAATTTTTTGTGGAGGAAAGTGCCGAGAAGCAAGCAAAAGCCAGGGAATCCGGCTCTTCTACTGGGGAAGAGGGCGATTTCTCCAAGGGCCCCATCCGCTGTGACCGCTGTGGCTACAATACCAATCGCTATGATCACTATACTGCTCACCTGAAACATCACACCCGAGCCGGGGACAATGAGCGAGTCTACAAGTGTATCATATGCACGTACACCACAGTGAGTGAATATCACTGGAGGAAACACCTGAGAAACCATTTTCCAAGGAAAGTTTACACATGTGGAAAATGCAACTATTTTTCAGACAGAAAAAACAATTATGTTCAGCATGTTCGAACTCATACAG GTGAACGTCCATATAAATGTGAACTTTGTCCTTACTCAAGTTCTCAGAAGACTCATTTAACCAGGCATATGCGTACTCATTCAG GTGAGAAGCCATTTAAGTGTGACCAGTGCAGTTATGTGGCCTCTAATCAACATGAAGTAACCCGCCACGCAAGACAGGTTCACAATGGGCCTAAACCTCTTAACTGCCCACACTGTGACTATAAAACAGCAGACAGAAGTAACTTCAAAAAACATGTGGAGCTACATGTTAATCCACGGCAGTTCAACTGCCCTGTATGTGACTACGCAGCTTCCAAGAAGTGTAATCTGCAGTATCATTTCAAATCTAAGCATCCTACTTGTCCTAATAAAACCATGGATGTCTCAAAGGTGAAACTAAAGAAAACCAAGAAGCGAGAGGCTGACTTGCCTGATAACAAACTcaccagtgagaaaacagaaacagagcagacaaaaggaaaaggggatgtgactgggaagaaaaatgagaggTCTGTAAAAGCGGAGAAGAAAGATAatgtttcaaaagagaaaaagcctTGTAGTAATGCCTCAAGCCAAGTGACCACCAGAACGCGCAAATCGGCCATGGAAGGTAAAGAAGTGGATGTGTCCCCGGGAAACTGTTCAGAAAAAAGCTGCaaaagcaagaaaagcaaaaggaaggtGGAAGCTGAAGCCCTTCCCTTACAAGAGCCTGTTAATGATGAGGAACCtgtgacaaaaaagaaaaggaaggcagaAAGCAAATCCAAAAATAGCCAGGAAGTGCCAAAGGGTGACAGCAAAGTAGAggagaataaaaagcaaaacatttgcgtgaaaaacagtacaaagaagaaaactgtgagaagtaaatCATGTAAGAAAAGCAGCCAGCCTGCTCAGAGGCGGCCCACTCAGATGGAGTCTGCTCAGGTGGGGTGTGTTCAGACGGAGCCGctgccgcctccttctcctccccctccccctcccgtgGGGTGTGGTGAGGTCGAGGTTGTCCAGAAGGGGCCTGTTCCCATGGAGCCATCTCCTCCCATGGAGCCATCTCCTCCCATGGAGCCTGTTCAGGTGACCCCTGTTGAGATggagccttctcctcctcttcctcctcctcccccagagcCTGCTCAGGTGGGATCTGTTCAGGTAGAGCctcctcccccgcctccccctgTGGGGGATGCTGAGATCGAGGTTGTTCAGAAGGGGCCTGTTGAGACAGAGCCTCCTCCTCCCATGGAGCCGATCCCCAGAAGGTCTCCTCGCAAAGATAATAGAAAGGAAAAGTCCAGCATGCTGAGTGAAATGGCACGGAAGGAGCAAGTCCTTATTGAGGTTGGCTTAGTGCCTGTTAAAGACAAGCAGCTTCTAAAAGAAAGTGCCAGTGCACAGGATCTCttcccaccatcaccacccctgCCAAAGGAAAGCTTAAAGGGGGAAGAATCGAAAGACCAAAATTTGTTCCCTGCAGGCGAAGGAAATGAAGAAGCCCCTCttcaaaaagtggaagcagaagAGGCAGGTAAGAGTCTGGCTGGTGTTGCTGCTGTTATCAAGGAATCTGCCAACACTTCATCCTCTGAAGAAAACTTGAATATGCCAGAGGGTGAAACTTCAGAGGATAAACATCAAGCTGAAGCTAtgctctgtgaaatggagatggaCACTGatgagaagaaagcagagaattTCCCCAGCAGAGACTCGGCAGTTGAAGAACCAGTTTCACCACCACTTTCTGCTCTACCGCTAGAAAAACATGAAGCCGTGTCCACAACTGCTGTGGCCTCACCTCCTGTCACCGTGGCAGTAAACGAGTCTCAGGAAATGGATGAAGACGAAGGCATCCACAGTCATGATGGAAGTGACCTAAGTGACAACACGTCAGAGGACAGTGACGATTCTGGATTGAACGGTGCTCGGCCAGTTCCACAAGAGACCagtgggaaagatggaaaggatGCCTTGGCTGTCAAAGTGGCCGCGGGAGATTTCGTTTGTATCTTCTGTGATCGTTCTTTTCGAAAGGAAAAGGATTACAGCAAACACCTCAATCGCCATTTGGTTAATGTATACTTCCTTGAAAAGGCAGCTCAAGGGCAGGAGTAA